One part of the Gemmatimonadota bacterium genome encodes these proteins:
- a CDS encoding type II toxin-antitoxin system VapC family toxin codes for MIVLDTHIWIWWVQGDAHLTSQQVAWLQQYESQGLGVSAISCWEVAKLVEYNRLVLPCPVEEWMGQALSYPGVRFLNLTPQIAIESTQLPVGFHRDPADQIIVATARVHNCRLLTVDAKMLNYGHVDILK; via the coding sequence GTGATTGTGCTTGATACACACATCTGGATTTGGTGGGTTCAGGGAGATGCTCATCTCACCAGCCAGCAAGTGGCGTGGCTGCAACAGTATGAGTCTCAAGGTCTTGGGGTGAGTGCAATTTCGTGTTGGGAGGTTGCTAAATTAGTTGAGTATAATCGGCTCGTCTTGCCTTGTCCAGTTGAAGAGTGGATGGGTCAGGCACTCTCATATCCAGGCGTTCGGTTTCTCAATTTGACGCCGCAAATTGCAATTGAGTCAACTCAATTGCCCGTTGGGTTCCACAGAGATCCAGCGGATCAGATTATTGTTGCTACGGCAAGAGTCCACAACTGTCGATTATTGACGGTGGATGCAAAGATGCTCAATTATGGACATGTTGATATACTGAAGTAA
- a CDS encoding cyclase family protein, translating to MPIIDLTMPIADHFRWPVERSLKSSFETGDMAQVTHMGWAVHGFTHVDAPRHMFPEGPTTSDTELDQIVGQAAVVDLSGIAPETPITEAQIRAAGQHIQSGDIVVMKTRWDEIESHQTPEFWTRAPYMSRPAAKWLRTQNIRAIAFDFPQDYPIRQLLSGERAPLSEFVTHDILLRDGIILIEYICNTGMLTTDRVSFFALPLKIPEADGAPARVIAIP from the coding sequence ATGCCCATCATCGACCTCACCATGCCCATTGCCGACCACTTCCGCTGGCCCGTTGAGCGCAGCCTCAAAAGCAGTTTTGAAACCGGCGACATGGCGCAAGTGACCCACATGGGATGGGCCGTCCACGGATTTACACACGTCGATGCGCCGCGCCACATGTTCCCGGAAGGACCCACCACCAGCGACACCGAACTCGACCAAATAGTAGGACAAGCCGCAGTCGTCGATCTCTCGGGCATCGCGCCGGAAACGCCGATCACCGAAGCGCAAATACGCGCTGCCGGACAGCACATACAATCCGGAGACATCGTCGTCATGAAAACCCGGTGGGACGAAATAGAATCGCATCAAACCCCCGAATTCTGGACCCGCGCGCCCTACATGTCGCGCCCTGCAGCAAAGTGGCTACGCACGCAAAACATCCGCGCCATCGCATTTGACTTTCCGCAGGACTATCCCATTCGCCAATTGCTCAGTGGCGAAAGAGCACCCCTTTCCGAATTTGTAACCCACGACATCCTCCTGCGCGACGGCATCATCCTCATCGAATACATCTGCAACACGGGCATGCTAACAACAGACCGCGTATCCTTCTTCGCCCTGCCCTTAAAAATCCCCGAAGCCGACGGCGCACCGGCTCGCGTCATCGCAATACCATAA
- the cysC gene encoding adenylyl-sulfate kinase, translating to MTEVKATNIVWHEGHVARKQREHLLEQKGALIWLTGLPSSGKSTIAFTAEHALIERGHLAYVLDGDNIRHGLNKNLGFSAEDRAENIRRIGEVGKLFADAGIITLSSFVSPYRTDRDGVRELMENQNFIEVFINTPLDVCEERDPKGLYQKARTGEIPNFTGISDPYEPPENPELVIHTTDSTPQEAALQIISLLETRGNI from the coding sequence TTGACCGAAGTCAAAGCCACCAACATCGTCTGGCACGAAGGCCATGTCGCGCGCAAACAGCGCGAACACCTGCTCGAACAAAAAGGCGCACTCATCTGGCTCACCGGACTGCCCAGCTCGGGCAAAAGCACCATCGCATTCACCGCAGAACACGCCCTGATCGAACGCGGGCACCTGGCCTACGTACTCGACGGCGACAACATCCGCCACGGCCTGAACAAAAACCTCGGATTCTCAGCCGAAGACCGCGCTGAAAACATCCGCCGCATCGGCGAAGTCGGCAAACTCTTTGCCGACGCCGGCATCATCACCCTATCCAGCTTTGTAAGCCCCTATCGCACCGACCGCGACGGCGTGCGCGAACTCATGGAAAATCAGAACTTCATCGAAGTATTCATCAACACCCCGCTCGACGTATGCGAAGAACGCGACCCCAAGGGCCTGTACCAAAAAGCGCGCACAGGTGAAATACCCAACTTCACCGGCATCTCTGACCCCTACGAACCGCCCGAAAACCCCGAACTCGTCATACACACCACTGACAGCACCCCCCAGGAAGCCGCATTGCAAATCATCTCCCTGCTCGAAACGCGTGGAAACATCTGA
- the gpmI gene encoding 2,3-bisphosphoglycerate-independent phosphoglycerate mutase, with translation MTNQRFVALIILDGWGLNPRRDHNAVALARTPTMDRIWANYAHTTLDTSGRAVGLPDGLMGNSEVGHLNLGAGRTVMQAMTQIDDRIRDGSLYQNKALIAAIDRIKNHNRNLHLIGLVSDGGVHTWPSHYESLIKMAAERGLPSDRLFIHAFTDGRDTPPQSAIHRMRELLATFKTHGIGRVASISGRYYAMDRDHRWERTQIAYDLLTQGKGIPEADPIAAIQNAYNRGETDEFIKPIAIAGNPTIKDGDSVIFFNFRGDRPRQLTRAFTLKNFDGFQRHTWPNTHFTTLTRYEADVPVTGIAYPPETLSQNMPNICGSVIARANKRQLRIAETEKYAHVTFFFNGQRETPFDGEERILVPSPKDVPTYDHKPEMSAPEIADRFTQAIASNQYDAAICNFANPDMVGHTGILDAAIHAVTTVDTCLDRVLKAIENANGAAIVTADHGNAEQMIHYDTGEPHTAHTTNPVPFVLVDPTYTGKLRAGGTLRDVAPTLLSLLNLPKPGEMTGSDLRQKQPQSESGWAG, from the coding sequence ATGACCAACCAACGCTTTGTCGCACTCATCATCCTCGACGGCTGGGGATTAAACCCACGTCGGGACCACAACGCCGTGGCCCTTGCCAGAACCCCGACAATGGACCGCATCTGGGCCAATTACGCCCACACCACCCTCGACACTTCTGGACGCGCAGTCGGCCTCCCCGACGGACTCATGGGCAACTCCGAAGTCGGCCACCTCAACCTCGGTGCGGGACGCACCGTCATGCAAGCCATGACCCAGATCGACGACCGCATACGAGACGGCAGCCTGTACCAAAACAAAGCCTTAATCGCCGCCATAGACCGCATCAAAAACCACAACCGCAACCTCCACCTCATCGGCCTCGTCTCCGACGGCGGCGTACACACCTGGCCCAGTCACTACGAGAGCCTCATCAAAATGGCAGCCGAACGCGGCCTCCCCTCAGACCGCCTCTTCATCCACGCCTTCACAGACGGACGCGACACACCACCCCAAAGCGCAATCCACCGCATGCGCGAACTACTCGCCACGTTCAAAACCCACGGCATTGGCCGCGTCGCCTCCATATCCGGACGGTATTACGCCATGGACCGCGACCACCGCTGGGAACGCACCCAAATCGCCTACGACCTCCTCACACAGGGCAAAGGCATCCCCGAAGCCGACCCCATCGCAGCCATACAAAACGCCTACAACCGCGGCGAAACCGACGAATTTATCAAACCCATTGCCATCGCCGGCAACCCCACCATAAAAGATGGGGACAGCGTCATCTTCTTCAACTTCCGCGGCGACAGACCCCGGCAACTCACCCGCGCCTTTACACTCAAAAATTTCGACGGCTTCCAACGCCACACCTGGCCCAACACCCACTTCACCACCCTCACCCGATACGAAGCCGACGTACCCGTCACCGGCATCGCCTACCCCCCCGAAACCCTCTCGCAAAACATGCCCAACATCTGTGGATCGGTCATCGCCCGGGCCAACAAACGACAACTGCGCATCGCAGAAACAGAAAAATACGCCCACGTCACCTTCTTCTTCAACGGCCAGCGGGAAACCCCCTTTGACGGCGAAGAACGCATCCTCGTACCATCGCCCAAAGACGTCCCCACCTACGACCACAAACCCGAAATGAGCGCACCTGAAATCGCAGACCGATTCACACAAGCCATCGCATCCAACCAATACGACGCCGCAATATGCAACTTTGCCAACCCCGACATGGTCGGCCACACCGGCATCCTCGACGCCGCCATACACGCCGTCACCACCGTTGACACCTGCCTGGACCGCGTCCTCAAAGCCATAGAAAACGCAAACGGCGCAGCCATCGTCACCGCCGATCATGGCAACGCCGAACAAATGATCCACTACGACACTGGCGAACCCCACACCGCACACACCACCAACCCCGTACCCTTTGTACTCGTTGACCCCACCTACACGGGAAAACTCCGCGCTGGCGGCACCTTGCGCGACGTCGCCCCCACCCTGCTCTCCCTCCTCAACCTGCCAAAACCCGGTGAAATGACTGGAAGTGATCTAAGGCAAAAGCAACCTCAGTCAGAATCAGGATGGGCAGGATGA
- the acnA gene encoding aconitate hydratase AcnA, whose protein sequence is MSQTHNPLNSRDTLSTMAGDLAIFRLDRLEADGVGAVSTLPFSVRVLLEAALRNLDGYQVREEDVETLANWNAVNPNPIEIPFKPARVVLQDFTGVPSLVDLAALRSAMGRMGGDASRVEPLIPVDLVVDHSVQVDSFANSDALRRNAEIEFERNRERYEFLRWGANAFESFRVVPPLTGIVHQVNLEYLAKGVIARGGVAFPDSLVGADSHTTMINGLGVVGWGVGGIEAEAVMLGQPIYMLTPEVVGFKLDGQLPEGTTATDLTLTVVQMLREKGVVDKFVEFYGTGLTGIGLADRATIANMAPEYGATMGFFPVDDETLRYLARTGRTAAEVDVVERYAKEQGLFRTDDTPEPRFTDSLELDLSTVEPSLAGPKRPQDRIALGQMKNAFEGALRAPVGNSGFGLDDDDAQKRTNGALGHGAVVIAAITSCTNTSNPSVMVAAGLLAKKAVEMGLKVHAHVKTSLAPGSRVVSDYLDQAGLTPYLEQLGFHTVGYGCTTCIGNSGPLPDPVVAAIHEDDLVAASVLSGNRNFEGRVHPHVKANYLASPPLVVAYALAGRVDLDLTVEPIGVDGDGNAVFLRDLWPSQDEIGDTIARALKPDMFEARYGNVFEGNEMWNAVGGQAGDLYGWQAESTYVQEPPFFVDLSSELDAITDIRGARVLARLGDSVTTDHISPAGSIAVDSPAGQFLIARGVEPKDFNSYGSRRGNHEVMMRGTFANIRIRNSLAPGTEGGVTMHLPSGEQMSIYDAAMRYVDAGVPSIVIAGAEYGSGSSRDWAAKGPLLLGVRAVLVESFERIHRSNLVGMGVLPLEFVDGENAESLGLTGREVYDITGLSDDLQPLQDVTVTATDEDGNVKSFSATVRIDTPVEIDYYRNGGILHTVLRGFLKDQ, encoded by the coding sequence ATGAGTCAAACGCATAATCCTTTGAATTCACGCGATACACTTTCTACTATGGCGGGTGATCTCGCAATTTTTCGGCTGGATCGGTTGGAAGCTGATGGGGTTGGGGCGGTATCGACTTTGCCGTTTTCCGTGCGGGTGCTGCTCGAGGCGGCGCTGCGAAATTTGGATGGGTATCAGGTGCGGGAGGAGGATGTGGAGACGCTGGCGAATTGGAATGCGGTCAATCCCAATCCGATAGAGATACCGTTTAAGCCCGCGCGGGTGGTGTTGCAGGATTTTACGGGTGTGCCTTCGCTGGTGGATCTGGCGGCGTTGCGTTCGGCTATGGGGCGCATGGGGGGCGATGCAAGTCGGGTTGAGCCGTTGATTCCGGTGGATCTGGTTGTGGATCATTCGGTGCAGGTGGATAGTTTTGCAAATTCGGATGCGTTGCGGAGAAATGCGGAGATCGAGTTTGAGCGCAATCGGGAGCGGTATGAGTTTTTGCGCTGGGGTGCAAATGCGTTTGAGAGTTTCAGGGTGGTGCCGCCGTTGACGGGTATTGTGCATCAGGTCAATCTGGAGTATCTGGCAAAGGGGGTTATTGCCCGGGGTGGGGTGGCTTTTCCCGATAGTTTGGTGGGGGCAGATTCACATACGACGATGATTAATGGCCTGGGTGTGGTGGGCTGGGGTGTGGGGGGTATTGAGGCGGAGGCGGTGATGCTGGGGCAGCCGATTTATATGCTGACGCCCGAGGTTGTCGGGTTCAAGTTGGATGGGCAGTTGCCCGAGGGTACGACGGCGACGGATTTGACGTTGACGGTGGTTCAGATGTTGCGCGAGAAGGGCGTGGTGGATAAGTTTGTCGAGTTTTACGGTACGGGGTTGACGGGTATTGGGCTGGCAGATCGCGCGACGATTGCCAATATGGCGCCGGAATACGGGGCGACGATGGGGTTTTTCCCGGTGGATGACGAGACGCTGCGTTATTTGGCGCGCACGGGCCGCACGGCGGCAGAGGTGGATGTGGTTGAGCGGTACGCGAAGGAGCAGGGGTTGTTCCGCACAGATGATACGCCGGAGCCGCGGTTTACGGATTCGCTTGAATTGGATTTGAGTACGGTGGAGCCGAGTTTGGCGGGTCCAAAACGGCCACAGGACCGCATTGCGCTGGGGCAGATGAAGAATGCGTTTGAGGGCGCGTTGCGCGCACCGGTGGGCAATAGTGGTTTTGGGCTGGATGATGATGATGCGCAAAAGAGGACGAATGGCGCGCTCGGGCACGGGGCAGTGGTGATTGCGGCGATTACGAGTTGTACTAATACGAGTAATCCTTCCGTGATGGTGGCTGCTGGTTTGTTGGCGAAGAAGGCGGTGGAGATGGGGTTGAAGGTTCACGCGCATGTGAAGACGAGTCTGGCGCCGGGTTCGCGCGTGGTGTCGGATTATCTCGATCAGGCGGGTTTGACGCCGTATTTGGAGCAGTTGGGTTTTCATACGGTGGGGTATGGCTGTACGACGTGTATTGGCAATAGCGGGCCGTTGCCCGATCCGGTGGTTGCCGCGATTCACGAGGATGATCTGGTCGCTGCGTCGGTGTTGAGTGGGAATCGCAATTTTGAAGGTCGCGTGCATCCGCATGTGAAGGCGAATTATCTGGCGTCGCCGCCGCTGGTTGTGGCGTATGCCCTGGCGGGGCGGGTGGATCTGGATTTGACTGTGGAGCCCATAGGGGTGGATGGGGATGGCAATGCGGTGTTTTTGCGCGATCTCTGGCCCAGTCAGGATGAGATTGGCGATACGATTGCACGGGCGCTGAAGCCGGATATGTTTGAGGCGCGCTATGGCAATGTGTTTGAGGGCAATGAGATGTGGAATGCGGTTGGCGGGCAAGCGGGGGATCTCTATGGGTGGCAGGCGGAGAGTACTTATGTGCAGGAGCCGCCGTTTTTTGTGGATTTGTCGTCGGAGTTAGACGCGATTACAGATATTAGAGGTGCGCGGGTGCTGGCGCGGTTGGGCGATTCGGTGACGACGGATCATATTTCTCCGGCGGGTTCGATTGCGGTGGATAGCCCGGCGGGGCAGTTTTTGATTGCTCGCGGGGTTGAGCCGAAGGATTTCAATTCTTATGGTTCGCGGCGGGGCAATCACGAGGTGATGATGCGGGGTACGTTTGCGAATATTCGCATTCGCAATTCACTTGCGCCAGGGACAGAGGGCGGTGTGACAATGCACCTGCCTTCGGGGGAGCAGATGAGTATTTACGATGCGGCGATGCGGTATGTGGATGCGGGTGTGCCGTCGATTGTGATTGCGGGTGCGGAGTACGGTTCGGGGTCGTCGCGCGATTGGGCGGCTAAGGGTCCGTTACTGTTGGGCGTGCGCGCAGTGCTTGTGGAGAGTTTTGAGCGCATTCACCGCAGCAATCTGGTGGGTATGGGGGTGTTGCCGCTGGAGTTTGTGGATGGGGAGAATGCCGAGTCGCTGGGGCTTACGGGGCGGGAGGTGTACGATATTACGGGTTTGAGCGATGATTTGCAGCCTTTGCAAGATGTGACGGTGACGGCGACGGATGAGGATGGGAATGTGAAGTCGTTTTCTGCGACGGTGCGTATCGATACGCCTGTGGAGATCGATTATTATCGCAATGGGGGGATTTTGCATACGGTGCTGCGGGGTTTTTTGAAGGATCAATAA
- a CDS encoding type II toxin-antitoxin system MqsA family antitoxin: MNKCTLCHEGQYLNKHVVFSSRRDGQVVVIEGVPALVCDVCGDRIITEETAREIERVATGTPVHSVPLYHFPEKVA; encoded by the coding sequence ATGAATAAATGTACGCTTTGTCATGAGGGTCAATACCTGAACAAACACGTCGTGTTTAGTTCTCGTCGCGATGGCCAGGTGGTCGTAATCGAAGGTGTTCCGGCACTGGTTTGCGATGTGTGTGGCGACAGGATTATTACCGAAGAGACTGCCCGCGAGATTGAGCGGGTCGCAACTGGTACGCCTGTCCATTCAGTGCCTTTGTACCATTTTCCTGAGAAAGTAGCTTGA
- a CDS encoding sulfatase-like hydrolase/transferase, which translates to MPDNRPNILLIMTDQQRGDCLGIEGHPVLQTPNLDYMAASGVRFRHAYSACPVCVPARRTVITGRKPSNHGALQNASAPLPWPTLPGVLRDAGYRTHLSGKAHWGPPARALGFDSAEWADSPISGVDNDYQKYVRENGAAWHRASDAHGMYSNGFPGRPWHLDEHLHFTNWCTQKGLEFIDSQRGDQPWFLAVNFIHPHQPVTPPAHYFDKYMAMDLPEPYVGDWARVFDGPVRGLQPECWRLCLDPPVMKATRAGYYGCVEHIDHQIARLVSGRVLPDNTIVVFASDHGEMLGDHQWLRKRNPFEPSARVPLLMKFPGSLGLPQEQVIERPVELMDIMPTLLDAVGVPIPDTVDGESVLPIIRDSQAGWRDYVHGECASVPTSNSGMQYVTDGKRKFAYLPGQGRELFFDVENDPCEMNNLADDPGWAEEIAMWRSRLIGELVGRPEGFTDGERLLVKDGPTAGTIPVWEEYDE; encoded by the coding sequence ATGCCGGATAATAGACCCAATATTTTACTTATTATGACGGATCAGCAGCGCGGCGATTGCCTGGGTATTGAGGGCCATCCCGTGTTGCAGACGCCCAATCTGGATTATATGGCTGCGTCGGGGGTGCGTTTTCGCCACGCTTATTCGGCTTGTCCAGTGTGTGTGCCGGCTCGCCGTACGGTGATTACGGGGCGCAAGCCGAGCAATCACGGTGCGCTTCAAAATGCATCAGCACCGCTGCCCTGGCCGACGTTGCCGGGGGTTTTGCGCGATGCGGGGTATCGCACCCATCTGTCCGGCAAGGCCCACTGGGGTCCGCCTGCGAGGGCGTTGGGGTTTGATTCCGCGGAATGGGCGGATAGTCCGATTTCGGGGGTCGATAATGATTATCAGAAGTATGTGCGCGAGAATGGTGCGGCGTGGCACCGGGCTTCTGATGCGCACGGGATGTATAGCAATGGTTTTCCAGGGCGTCCGTGGCATCTGGATGAGCATTTGCATTTTACCAATTGGTGTACGCAAAAGGGGCTGGAGTTTATCGATTCGCAAAGGGGAGATCAGCCGTGGTTTTTGGCGGTTAATTTTATCCATCCGCATCAGCCGGTTACGCCGCCTGCACATTATTTTGATAAGTATATGGCGATGGATTTGCCCGAGCCTTATGTGGGGGATTGGGCGCGGGTTTTCGACGGTCCGGTGCGGGGGTTGCAGCCGGAGTGCTGGCGCTTGTGTCTGGATCCTCCGGTTATGAAGGCGACGCGCGCGGGTTATTACGGGTGTGTCGAGCATATCGATCACCAGATTGCGCGTCTGGTGAGTGGTCGCGTGTTGCCGGACAATACGATTGTGGTGTTTGCGTCTGATCACGGGGAGATGCTGGGGGATCATCAGTGGCTGCGTAAGCGCAATCCCTTTGAGCCGTCTGCGCGGGTTCCGCTGTTGATGAAGTTTCCCGGTAGTTTGGGGTTGCCGCAGGAGCAGGTGATCGAGCGTCCGGTTGAGTTGATGGATATTATGCCGACGTTGCTCGATGCGGTGGGTGTTCCGATTCCGGATACGGTGGATGGGGAGAGTGTGTTGCCGATTATTCGCGATTCACAAGCGGGGTGGCGAGATTATGTGCACGGGGAGTGCGCGAGTGTGCCTACGTCGAATAGCGGGATGCAGTATGTGACGGATGGGAAGCGGAAGTTCGCGTATTTGCCAGGGCAGGGGCGAGAGCTGTTTTTCGATGTGGAAAATGATCCGTGCGAGATGAATAATCTGGCGGATGATCCCGGATGGGCGGAGGAGATCGCGATGTGGCGGTCCCGTCTTATTGGGGAATTGGTCGGTCGCCCCGAGGGCTTTACAGATGGCGAACGGCTTCTGGTGAAAGATGGCCCAACTGCTGGGACGATTCCGGTTTGGGAAGAATATGATGAGTGA
- a CDS encoding RNA methyltransferase — protein sequence MPIYLKNPHSILAVLDKRPQDVIEVRLPAKPGGAWGVVREQAERIGVRVFAGGGGRFRGGDAEAAVKEHPGCDLAALFADTAGLFLALDTVQDPQNLGAIFRSAAFFGVRGVLLSRDRSASMTGAVYDVASGGVEYVPFSVQTNLSRALDVAKDAGLWVLGTSEHAEKDLSAFSADRSWLLVLGNEESGMRRLTRDKCDEICRIPPRGAVGSLNVSAAAAICMYHFQKG from the coding sequence ATGCCGATTTATCTCAAAAATCCGCACAGTATTCTGGCGGTTCTGGACAAGCGTCCGCAAGATGTGATTGAGGTTCGTTTGCCCGCCAAACCGGGTGGTGCGTGGGGAGTTGTGCGGGAACAGGCGGAGAGGATTGGTGTGCGCGTGTTTGCCGGAGGGGGTGGTCGGTTTCGTGGAGGAGATGCGGAAGCTGCGGTTAAAGAACATCCGGGTTGTGATCTCGCGGCGTTGTTTGCCGATACTGCGGGTCTTTTTTTGGCGCTGGATACGGTGCAGGATCCGCAAAATCTGGGGGCGATTTTTCGCTCTGCGGCTTTTTTTGGGGTGCGCGGTGTTTTGCTTAGTCGAGATCGTTCCGCTTCGATGACGGGCGCGGTGTACGATGTGGCTTCGGGCGGGGTTGAGTATGTTCCGTTTTCTGTTCAGACGAATCTGAGCCGTGCTCTGGATGTGGCGAAGGATGCGGGTTTGTGGGTTTTGGGGACTTCTGAGCATGCGGAGAAGGATTTGAGCGCGTTTTCGGCAGATCGTTCCTGGCTTCTGGTGCTGGGGAATGAGGAGAGCGGTATGCGACGCCTGACGCGCGATAAGTGCGATGAAATATGCCGCATTCCTCCCCGCGGTGCTGTCGGGTCTCTGAATGTGTCTGCCGCTGCCGCGATTTGTATGTATCATTTTCAGAAAGGATAA
- a CDS encoding Uma2 family endonuclease, with protein METVLHFQPVIEVSDEDFYAFCRLNRDVCIERNAQGDVIIMPPAGGETSERNAEITMQLRFWAKGDGTGASFDSSGGFQLPNGAVRSPDAAWIEYTRLMALSSEDRRKFVPLCPDFVIELRSESDQLAPLQEKMREYLDNGLSLGWLIDPYTRRVYVYRAGLPIEELEQPSRISGDPVLRGFELDLDEIW; from the coding sequence ATGGAAACTGTCTTGCATTTTCAGCCGGTGATCGAGGTGAGTGATGAGGATTTTTATGCGTTTTGTCGGCTCAATCGCGATGTTTGCATTGAGCGCAATGCGCAGGGAGATGTGATTATTATGCCACCAGCGGGGGGTGAGACGAGCGAGCGCAATGCAGAGATTACTATGCAGTTGCGGTTTTGGGCAAAAGGGGATGGTACGGGTGCGAGTTTTGATTCGTCAGGTGGGTTTCAGTTGCCCAATGGGGCGGTGCGGTCGCCCGATGCCGCATGGATTGAATATACGCGGCTGATGGCATTGTCTTCAGAAGACCGACGCAAGTTTGTTCCATTGTGTCCCGATTTTGTTATTGAATTGCGGTCGGAAAGTGATCAGTTGGCCCCATTGCAGGAAAAGATGCGGGAATATCTCGATAATGGCCTTAGTTTGGGGTGGTTGATTGACCCATATACACGGCGGGTTTATGTGTATCGCGCTGGCTTGCCCATAGAGGAATTGGAGCAGCCTTCGCGCATTTCTGGCGATCCCGTTTTGCGGGGATTTGAACTGGATCTGGATGAGATTTGGTGA
- a CDS encoding flagellar biosynthesis protein FlgA, translating into MIYHQLFAQIDRTVRVGVIGTGHYATALVTQSRVVDQLDVPVVCDTNPDAAQNAYHHAGLDTDKTIICDTTQQAAQAIEQGKYVILTDAMQMMDLPLDVIVESTGVPSAGAKHGIEAIRHGKHVAMVSKETDVTVGPILKHHADKAGRVYTAVDGDQHGLLMGLVQWARSLGLEVLCGGKSLDSDRVYDPQTNAIVWPKGKIQIPDEQIFSAQNPSAHIAQRRQIMGELGAIAGYDVTELTIAANATGLIPDTDTLHTPVIRTVEIPEVLAPREDGGILSHRGVIDCVSCLRQANEPGLGGGVFIVIACENAYSRHILTTKGLIPNKKGTTALIYRPYHLCGVETPITTLVAGLLNLPTGTTDYRPSFDVVGRAKEPLKAGDQIRNDHSKKIEYLMRPALPVAPDNPLPYHMANGNTLTQDIPTGAFITASAIQPKNNDPLWTIRKEQDAHFL; encoded by the coding sequence ATGATCTACCACCAGCTCTTCGCCCAAATTGACCGCACCGTACGCGTCGGCGTCATCGGCACCGGACACTACGCCACAGCCCTCGTCACACAATCGCGCGTCGTCGATCAACTCGACGTACCCGTCGTCTGCGACACAAACCCGGACGCAGCCCAAAATGCATATCACCACGCGGGCCTGGACACCGACAAAACCATCATCTGCGACACCACCCAACAGGCAGCCCAAGCCATCGAACAGGGCAAATATGTCATCCTCACCGACGCCATGCAAATGATGGACCTGCCCCTCGACGTCATCGTAGAATCCACAGGCGTCCCGAGTGCAGGCGCAAAACACGGCATAGAAGCCATCCGACACGGCAAACACGTCGCCATGGTATCCAAAGAAACCGACGTCACCGTCGGCCCCATCCTCAAACACCACGCAGACAAAGCCGGACGCGTCTATACCGCAGTTGACGGCGACCAGCACGGCCTGCTCATGGGCCTCGTGCAATGGGCGCGCAGCCTGGGCCTCGAAGTCCTCTGCGGGGGCAAATCACTGGACTCCGACCGCGTTTACGACCCGCAAACCAACGCCATCGTCTGGCCCAAAGGCAAAATCCAGATCCCCGACGAACAGATATTCTCCGCCCAAAACCCCTCGGCTCATATCGCACAACGCCGCCAGATCATGGGCGAACTCGGCGCCATCGCCGGTTACGATGTCACCGAACTCACCATCGCCGCCAATGCCACCGGCCTCATCCCCGACACAGACACCCTGCACACACCCGTAATTCGCACCGTTGAAATACCCGAAGTCCTCGCACCCCGAGAAGACGGCGGCATCTTATCCCACCGCGGCGTCATCGACTGCGTCTCCTGCCTGCGCCAAGCAAACGAACCCGGCCTCGGCGGCGGCGTCTTCATCGTCATCGCCTGTGAAAACGCCTACTCCCGCCACATCCTCACCACCAAAGGACTCATCCCCAACAAAAAAGGCACCACAGCCCTCATCTACCGACCCTATCACCTCTGCGGCGTCGAAACACCCATCACAACACTCGTCGCGGGCCTCTTAAACCTGCCCACGGGCACCACCGACTACCGCCCATCCTTCGACGTTGTAGGCCGCGCAAAAGAACCCCTCAAAGCCGGCGACCAGATCCGCAACGACCACAGCAAAAAAATCGAATACCTCATGCGCCCCGCGCTACCCGTCGCGCCCGACAACCCCCTGCCCTACCACATGGCCAACGGCAATACCCTCACCCAGGACATCCCCACTGGCGCATTCATCACCGCAAGCGCGATACAACCCAAAAACAACGACCCCCTCTGGACAATACGCAAAGAGCAGGACGCGCATTTTTTATAA